A DNA window from Ipomoea triloba cultivar NCNSP0323 chromosome 10, ASM357664v1 contains the following coding sequences:
- the LOC116032580 gene encoding B3 domain-containing protein Os03g0120900-like, translating to MRPFSVASSSLSYGRQQQRVWLDGGGEGEGGGGGGEAAGVMMMMMDSSTAAAAGGGGGEGEGGGDEAASSSGVLMEKEHMFDKVVTPSDVGKLNRLVIPKQHAEKYFPLDSSNNEKGLLLNFEDRNGKPWRFRYSYWNSSQSYVMTKGWSRFVKEKKLDAGDIVSFQRGAAESVKDRLFIDWRRRPDSHSDHHHHHRHHHHHHLPPISIPHHLSFQRSIYTAAAQPPPWNHQAVLSAPPPYGYTYGFGSTTHHNSVIFNGGASGSAVVVNGNPCSSGIYLRPMSAAHQQEIMQRRGGGGAMVFESVPVVQGKAAAKRLRLFGVNMDCPISDSDDCDIISSSSSAASAAVSAASPTTIPTSLQLRPCGGYDTTTQELMEAGSDNKPNKSSSSSMSLDLDI from the coding sequence ATGCGCCCATTTTCTGTTGCTTCATCTTCTCTCTCTTACGGCCGACAGCAGCAAAGGGTTTGGTTAGATGGCGGCGGGGAGGGAgaaggcggcggcggaggaggagaGGCGGCGGgcgtgatgatgatgatgatggattCGTCGACGGCCGCGGCTGCGGGAGGCGGCGGCGGGGAGGGAGAAGGCGGCGGAGATGAGGCGGCGAGTAGTAGCGGGGTTTTGATGGAGAAGGAGCACATGTTTGATAAGGTGGTTACGCCGAGCGATGTGGGGAAGCTGAACCGGCTGGTGATTCCGAAGCAGCACGCCGAGAAGTACTTCCCGTTGGACTCGTCGAACAACGAGAAGGGGCTTTTGTTGAACTTTGAGGACCGGAATGGGAAGCCATGGCGGTTTAGGTACTCGTACTGGAATAGCAGCCAAAGCTACGTGATGACTAAAGGCTGGAGCCGTTTCGTGAAGGAGAAGAAGCTGGACGCCGGAGATATCGTTTCGTTCCAGCGTGGCGCCGCCGAGTCGGTTAAGGATCGGCTTTTTATTGATTGGAGGCGCCGCCCTGATTCCCACTccgatcatcatcatcaccaccgtcatcaccaccaccaccacctcccgCCCATCTCGATTCCGCACCACTTGTCCTTCCAGCGCTCCATCTACACGGCGGCGGCGCAGCCGCCGCCGTGGAATCATCAGGCTGTGTTATCGGCGCCGCCGCCATACGGCTACACCTACGGATTCGGGAGCACTACTCATCACAATTCTGTTATTTTCAACGGCGGGGCGAGTGGGAGTGCGGTGGTGGTAAACGGAAACCCGTGTTCTTCGGGGATTTATCTGAGACCAATGAGCGCCGCGCACCAGCAAGAAATTATGCAGAGAAGAGGCGGCGGAGGAGCAATGGTGTTCGAGTCGGTGCCGGTGGTCCAAGGCAAAGCTGCCGCAAAGCGACTGAGGCTGTTTGGCGTGAACATGGACTGCCCCATTTCCGACTCGGATGACTGCGACATtatctcctcctcctcctccgccgcctccgccgccgTATCCGCCGCTTCTCCGACGACAATCCCAACTTCGCTTCAATTAAGGCCCTGCGGCGGCTACGACACCACAACACAAGAATTAATGGAAGCAGGTTCTGATAATAAGCCCAACAAGTCCTCCTCCTCGTCCATGTCCCTCGATTTGGATATCTGA